In one Gemmatimonadaceae bacterium genomic region, the following are encoded:
- a CDS encoding branched-chain amino acid transaminase has protein sequence MAAPKPGPTDKIWRDGQLVAWKDANIHVMSHVVHYGSSVFEGIRCYETPGGGAVFRLRDHMRRLVDSARIYRMPTRYTVDELMQAVVDTVNANGLSQCYLRPLMARTGEQMGVLPSQDPEMTETFIVAYNWGAYLGPEALENGVDVCVSSWRRAAPDTFPTMAKAGGNYLNSQLSKMQARLDGYVEGIMLDNQGLVSEGSGENLFVIRDDVLYTAPLAHGILNGITRDSVSTIARDLGYEVREQALPREFLYVADEVFFTGTAAEITPIRSIDRIPVGTGKPGPICRAIQTEFLGIARGTIEDRHGWLTPVAEPVGAAR, from the coding sequence ATGGCCGCCCCGAAGCCCGGACCCACCGACAAGATCTGGCGAGACGGGCAGCTCGTCGCCTGGAAGGATGCGAACATCCACGTGATGTCGCACGTCGTCCACTACGGGTCGAGCGTCTTCGAGGGCATCCGCTGCTACGAGACGCCCGGCGGCGGCGCCGTCTTCCGCCTGCGCGACCACATGCGCCGGCTGGTGGACAGCGCCCGCATCTACCGCATGCCCACCCGCTACACGGTGGACGAGCTGATGCAGGCGGTGGTCGACACGGTGAACGCGAACGGGCTGTCGCAGTGCTACCTGCGCCCGCTCATGGCGCGGACCGGTGAGCAGATGGGCGTCCTGCCGTCGCAGGATCCCGAGATGACGGAGACGTTCATCGTGGCCTACAACTGGGGCGCCTATCTCGGTCCCGAGGCGCTCGAGAACGGCGTGGACGTGTGCGTGTCGAGCTGGCGGCGTGCCGCCCCCGACACCTTCCCGACCATGGCGAAGGCCGGCGGCAACTACCTGAACTCGCAGCTCTCCAAGATGCAGGCCCGCCTCGATGGCTACGTCGAGGGCATCATGCTCGACAACCAGGGCCTGGTGTCGGAGGGCAGCGGCGAGAACCTGTTCGTGATCCGGGACGACGTGCTCTACACGGCACCACTCGCCCACGGCATCCTGAATGGCATCACGCGCGACTCGGTCTCGACCATTGCGCGCGACCTGGGGTACGAGGTGCGGGAGCAGGCCCTCCCGCGGGAGTTCCTGTACGTGGCCGACGAAGTGTTCTTCACGGGCACCGCCGCCGAGATCACCCCGATCCGCAGCATCGACCGGATCCCGGTGGGCACAGGCAAGCCCGGCCCGATCTGTCGCGCCATCCAGACGGAGTTCCTCGGCATCGCCCGCGGGACGATCGAGGACCGGCACGGCTGGCTCACCCCGGTGGCCGAACCGGTGGGAGCCGCGCGATGA
- a CDS encoding HAMP domain-containing histidine kinase, which translates to MTRLGFRTRLLLILMAFAILPAAALTTVGLLAANRALPFMASGGAWSRVAETGNRALVTARAGTTDREARAALDAHEAELRASLDQAKRLEFLAPRVIRPVLVVVAVLFLGLALLAGRAAGHLSRQLSRPLDEVVDWTERIARADPLPSGPPSRGAPEFDVLRSRMRTMAMQLDAGRTAATEAARLGAFRETARRVAHELKNPLTPIRFAVARLRQSAAPDLHDTIDVLETEVQRLDTLARSFAQFGRLPDGPAADVDIAELLRYAARTTLPPTATVTLDIADGLPFVPGHHDALARAVSNVLLNAADAAGPQATITISARAIDTPVPSVRVQVHDSGPGIAADTLQRIWEPYVTTKPGGTGLGLAIVRQTILAHGGSVDARSAGNGAGTTISLTLPVMRDAPEPGHHSG; encoded by the coding sequence GTGACCCGCCTGGGGTTCCGCACCCGCCTGCTGCTGATCCTGATGGCGTTCGCCATCCTGCCGGCAGCGGCACTCACCACCGTCGGGCTCCTGGCGGCGAACCGGGCGCTGCCGTTCATGGCGTCCGGCGGCGCGTGGTCTCGTGTGGCCGAGACCGGTAACCGGGCGCTCGTCACGGCCCGCGCCGGCACGACCGACCGGGAGGCGCGGGCCGCGCTGGATGCACACGAGGCGGAACTGCGCGCGTCGCTCGACCAGGCGAAGCGGCTGGAGTTTCTCGCGCCACGCGTGATCCGGCCGGTGCTGGTGGTGGTGGCGGTGCTCTTCCTCGGTCTCGCGCTGCTGGCGGGTCGAGCGGCCGGCCACCTGAGCCGCCAGCTCAGCCGGCCGCTGGATGAGGTGGTGGACTGGACCGAGCGCATCGCACGGGCCGACCCGTTGCCGTCGGGGCCGCCGAGTCGCGGTGCCCCGGAGTTCGACGTACTTCGATCGAGGATGCGGACGATGGCCATGCAGCTCGACGCCGGACGCACGGCCGCCACCGAGGCGGCCCGGCTCGGTGCGTTCCGCGAGACGGCCCGTCGGGTGGCGCACGAGCTGAAGAACCCGCTCACGCCCATCCGCTTCGCCGTCGCCCGCCTGCGCCAGTCGGCCGCGCCCGACCTGCACGACACCATCGACGTGCTCGAGACCGAGGTGCAGCGCCTCGACACGCTGGCCCGCAGCTTCGCACAGTTCGGCCGCCTGCCGGACGGCCCCGCCGCCGACGTGGACATCGCCGAACTGCTGCGCTACGCCGCACGCACCACGCTGCCACCCACGGCGACCGTCACGCTCGACATCGCCGACGGACTGCCGTTCGTGCCGGGCCACCACGACGCGCTGGCCCGCGCCGTCAGCAACGTGCTGCTGAACGCCGCCGATGCCGCAGGCCCGCAGGCCACCATCACCATCTCCGCGCGCGCCATCGACACGCCGGTCCCGTCGGTGCGCGTCCAGGTGCACGACAGCGGACCGGGCATCGCCGCCGACACGCTGCAGCGCATCTGGGAGCCGTACGTCACCACCAAGCCGGGCGGCACCGGCCTCGGGCTCGCCATCGTGCGGCAGACGATCCTTGCACACGGCGGCAGTGTCGACGCGCGGAGCGCCGGCAATGGCGCAGGCACCACCATCTCCCTCACCCTGCCAGTGATGCGCGACGCACCGGAGCCCGGGCACCACAGTGGATGA
- a CDS encoding amidohydrolase family protein — MRRSYRAAWVLPMNGPPIPNGAVTTDGAIITRVGTAAGAPAVDDVLDLGDAAILPGLVNVHSHLELTPLRHLLEGLDFAQWIRTLTHLRRTELADPDDVEAGARIGIAEGLLRGITTYADTTDTGAPVLRAMTAMGVRGVVYKEVFGPSPAQCDASMAGLRFAVTALRALQTDAVRVGISPHAPYSVSAALFGAAAAYALAESLPMAVHLAESAFEEALVTRGEGPYADLWRSRGIDPAGAHARSSVQLLHDAGALGARPLIIHGVRTDAADIALLAAAGCAVAHCPVSNARFGHGIAPLQAMLDAGLRVGIGTDSVASNNRMDLLDEARVAHLMACTRDQTWRAFPAAIALQHATAGGADALGLWPGLGRLAVGAPADLCAFPLDGLAALPVRDVCDSLLHGVAGSPARMTVAGGRIAVADGVLCDTEAHLADRRRIAGRTQRLLVARSAQT, encoded by the coding sequence GTGCGTCGCAGCTATCGGGCGGCCTGGGTGCTGCCGATGAACGGGCCGCCGATCCCCAATGGTGCCGTCACCACCGACGGCGCGATCATCACCCGCGTCGGCACCGCCGCCGGCGCCCCGGCGGTGGACGACGTCCTCGACCTCGGTGACGCGGCGATCCTGCCGGGCCTGGTCAACGTGCACTCGCACCTCGAGCTCACGCCGCTGCGCCACCTGCTCGAGGGGCTCGACTTCGCGCAGTGGATCCGCACGCTGACGCACCTGCGTCGCACCGAACTCGCTGACCCCGACGACGTCGAGGCGGGCGCGCGGATCGGCATTGCCGAGGGGCTGCTGCGCGGCATCACGACGTACGCCGACACCACCGACACCGGCGCGCCGGTGTTGCGCGCGATGACGGCGATGGGCGTGCGTGGCGTCGTGTACAAGGAAGTGTTCGGCCCATCGCCCGCGCAGTGTGATGCGTCGATGGCGGGCCTGCGCTTCGCCGTCACCGCGCTCCGCGCACTGCAGACCGATGCGGTGCGGGTGGGCATCTCGCCACATGCACCGTACTCGGTGTCGGCGGCGCTGTTCGGTGCCGCCGCCGCGTACGCACTCGCCGAATCGCTGCCGATGGCGGTGCACCTGGCCGAGAGCGCGTTCGAGGAGGCACTGGTCACGCGCGGCGAGGGACCGTACGCCGACCTGTGGCGCAGTCGCGGCATCGATCCCGCCGGTGCGCACGCGCGCTCGAGCGTGCAGCTGTTGCACGATGCCGGTGCACTCGGCGCGCGGCCGCTGATCATCCACGGCGTGCGCACGGACGCCGCCGACATCGCACTGCTGGCCGCTGCCGGCTGCGCGGTGGCGCACTGCCCCGTGTCGAACGCCCGCTTCGGGCACGGCATCGCGCCGTTGCAAGCCATGCTCGATGCGGGCCTGCGCGTCGGCATCGGCACCGACAGCGTGGCCAGCAACAACCGCATGGACCTACTCGACGAGGCGCGCGTGGCGCACCTGATGGCGTGCACGCGTGACCAGACGTGGCGCGCCTTCCCGGCGGCGATTGCACTGCAGCACGCCACGGCCGGCGGCGCGGACGCGCTCGGACTCTGGCCGGGGCTCGGGCGGCTGGCGGTCGGGGCACCGGCAGACCTCTGCGCCTTTCCGCTGGATGGCCTGGCAGCGTTGCCGGTCAGAGATGTCTGCGATTCGCTACTGCACGGCGTGGCCGGCAGCCCGGCGCGCATGACGGTCGCGGGTGGGCGCATCGCCGTCGCCGATGGAGTCCTGTGTGACACCGAGGCGCACCTGGCGGACCGGCGGCGCATCGCGGGGCGGACACAACGGCTGCTGGTCGCTCGCAGCGCCCAGACGTGA
- a CDS encoding DNA-3-methyladenine glycosylase has protein sequence MSRRRPLHPRRIRSPWLHRPLSGHPPASRHRRRRRPRHRPVAPLRRRRPRSRRPPSRRPPSRQRPLPQSRRWSPGSQPHPRRRPRQRRLQRRQHDAEPYAGSLPAPAGLARAIDSGGAGDVLHAPPVRVVNTRGVLPASFYDRDPALVARELLGTHLVVHRAGESPLRARIVETEAYLGPHDPACHAVAGITRRTAHLHGPPGVAYVYRIYGMHWCLNAVTLPHGVGSAVLLRAVEPLGDLRPLRQRRPAARRDRDLTNGPGKLCAAYGITGADDGASLQRGDVRIAGGASIPDAEVARSPRIGITRAADWPLRFFVKDSVFVSSTPRHFVVTPFLP, from the coding sequence ATGTCGCGGCGCCGGCCGCTGCACCCACGCCGGATCCGGTCGCCGTGGCTGCACCGCCCGCTGTCAGGGCACCCGCCGGCAAGCCGGCACCGAAGACGCCGCAGGCCAAGGCACCGGCCGGTCGCGCCGCTGCGAAGAAGGCGCCCGCGAAGCCGGCGCCCGCCAAGCCGGCGCCCGCCAAGCAGGCAAAGGCCGCTCCCGCAAAGCCGGCGGTGGTCGCCAGGAAGCCAGCCGCACCCGCGAAGAAGGCCGCGGCAAAGGCGCCTGCAAAGAAGGCAGCACGACGCTGAGCCGTACGCAGGATCGTTGCCGGCACCTGCCGGACTCGCCCGCGCCATCGATTCCGGTGGCGCGGGCGACGTGCTTCATGCACCGCCGGTGCGCGTCGTGAACACGCGGGGGGTGCTGCCCGCGTCGTTCTACGATCGTGATCCGGCGCTCGTCGCGCGCGAGCTGCTCGGCACGCACCTCGTCGTGCACCGCGCGGGTGAGTCTCCGCTGCGCGCGCGCATCGTGGAAACGGAGGCATACCTCGGCCCGCACGATCCGGCGTGCCACGCCGTGGCCGGCATCACCCGACGGACCGCACACCTGCATGGACCACCCGGCGTCGCGTACGTGTACCGCATCTATGGCATGCACTGGTGCCTCAACGCGGTCACGTTGCCGCACGGTGTCGGCTCGGCGGTCCTGCTGCGCGCGGTCGAGCCGCTGGGTGACCTCCGCCCGCTCCGGCAGCGCCGTCCGGCGGCGCGGCGTGACCGCGACCTCACCAACGGGCCCGGGAAGCTGTGCGCCGCGTACGGCATCACGGGGGCCGACGACGGCGCGTCGCTGCAGCGAGGCGACGTGCGCATCGCGGGTGGGGCGTCCATCCCGGATGCGGAGGTCGCCCGCTCGCCGCGGATCGGCATCACCCGCGCGGCCGACTGGCCGTTGCGGTTCTTCGTGAAGGACAGTGTCTTCGTGTCCAGCACGCCCAGGCACTTCGTCGTCACCCCATTCCTGCCATGA
- a CDS encoding phosphoribosylanthranilate isomerase gives MISRHVVTAPRVKVCCISSVHEAAVAVAHGASALGLVSRMPSGPGVVDEDTIAAIVATVPPAVATFLLTSAVTVEAIVAQQHHTRPTTLQLVDHLTPDVHRALRAELPGITLVQVVHVEDEASVAYALAVAPSVDALLLDSGRLTAPVRELGGTGRTHDWGLSRRIRDGCGRPVFLAGGLHAGNVGDAIRAVEPFGLDLCTGVRTDGALDPRRLAAFMEAAGAA, from the coding sequence GTGATCTCGCGCCACGTGGTCACCGCGCCACGCGTCAAGGTCTGTTGCATCAGCAGTGTGCACGAAGCCGCCGTCGCCGTGGCGCACGGCGCGTCGGCGCTCGGGCTCGTGAGCCGGATGCCCAGCGGCCCCGGCGTCGTGGACGAGGACACCATCGCCGCGATCGTCGCCACCGTGCCGCCCGCGGTGGCGACCTTCCTGCTCACCAGCGCCGTCACCGTCGAGGCGATCGTGGCACAGCAGCATCACACGCGGCCCACCACGCTGCAGCTCGTGGATCACCTCACCCCCGACGTGCATCGCGCGCTGCGAGCCGAACTTCCCGGCATCACGCTCGTGCAGGTGGTGCACGTGGAGGACGAGGCGAGCGTGGCGTACGCCCTCGCCGTGGCCCCCTCGGTGGATGCCCTGCTGCTCGACTCGGGACGGCTCACGGCTCCCGTGCGGGAACTCGGCGGCACCGGCCGCACCCATGACTGGGGCCTCTCGCGCCGCATCCGGGACGGCTGCGGCCGCCCCGTCTTCCTCGCCGGCGGCCTGCACGCCGGCAACGTGGGCGACGCCATCCGGGCCGTCGAGCCGTTCGGGCTCGACCTGTGCACCGGCGTGCGCACCGACGGCGCGCTCGACCCGCGCCGTCTCGCCGCATTCATGGAGGCCGCCGGCGCGGCCTGA
- a CDS encoding dipeptidase: protein MTASIVIRTALLFGIAVPALPAQQPGAQRRPAPTSRPVADQRDSLTDVSPHAMRVWREAIVLDTHNDMPTKVADERYDADIRNPIGFGPGKGSTDYPRLLQSGITGVFFSAFVDAPYAFMRPDSSFARAMLLTSQVHAFVRRHPDRLLFATSGADLRRAKREGRVAVFVGVEGGHAIQGSIARLRRLHAAGVRYMTLTWNNGNAWAGAAAGSNNTRTGGLTPFGRQVVQEMNRIGILVDISHTSDATFWDAIQTTTRPLIASHSSARALSFHRRNLTDSMLVAVAKTGGVVNVNFFSQFIDSTYNTRNAAIERRLRAEDRRLRDAGTPNESIRTSVIALRQRLLDSLPSTALSVLVDHIDHVAKVAGVDHVGIGSDFDGVTALPTGMEDVTMLPRIAQALIDRGYSDTDIKKVLGGNMLRVLEAAIDPTERRR, encoded by the coding sequence ATGACTGCATCGATCGTGATCCGCACGGCGCTCCTGTTCGGCATCGCGGTGCCGGCACTGCCCGCACAGCAGCCAGGTGCCCAGCGGCGTCCGGCACCGACGTCACGTCCTGTGGCGGACCAACGGGACTCGCTCACCGACGTGTCGCCGCACGCCATGCGGGTGTGGCGCGAGGCGATCGTGCTGGACACGCACAACGACATGCCCACCAAGGTGGCCGACGAGCGCTACGACGCCGACATCCGCAACCCGATCGGGTTCGGCCCGGGCAAGGGCTCGACGGACTATCCCCGCCTGCTGCAGAGCGGCATCACCGGCGTGTTCTTCTCGGCGTTCGTCGATGCCCCCTATGCGTTCATGCGGCCCGACAGCTCGTTCGCACGCGCGATGCTGCTCACCAGCCAGGTGCACGCCTTCGTGAGGCGTCACCCCGACCGGCTGCTCTTCGCCACCAGCGGCGCCGACCTGCGCCGCGCCAAGCGGGAGGGCAGGGTGGCCGTCTTCGTCGGTGTCGAGGGCGGACATGCCATCCAGGGATCCATCGCGCGCCTGCGTCGACTGCATGCCGCCGGGGTGCGCTACATGACCCTGACGTGGAACAACGGCAACGCGTGGGCTGGTGCCGCGGCCGGCAGCAACAACACGCGCACCGGCGGCCTCACGCCCTTCGGGCGCCAGGTCGTGCAGGAGATGAACCGGATCGGGATCCTGGTGGACATCTCGCATACCTCGGACGCCACATTCTGGGATGCGATCCAGACGACCACCAGGCCGCTGATCGCCTCGCACTCCAGCGCCCGCGCGCTGAGCTTCCACCGCCGCAACCTCACCGACAGCATGCTGGTGGCGGTCGCGAAGACCGGGGGTGTGGTGAACGTGAACTTCTTCAGCCAGTTCATCGATTCCACCTACAACACCCGCAACGCCGCGATTGAGCGCCGGCTGCGTGCGGAAGACCGTCGCCTGCGCGACGCCGGCACGCCGAACGAGTCCATCCGCACCAGCGTGATCGCCTTGCGCCAGCGCCTGCTCGACTCGCTGCCGAGCACCGCGCTGTCGGTGCTGGTCGACCACATCGATCACGTCGCGAAGGTTGCGGGCGTGGACCACGTCGGTATCGGCTCCGACTTCGACGGCGTGACCGCATTGCCCACCGGCATGGAGGATGTCACGATGCTCCCGCGCATCGCACAGGCGCTGATCGACCGCGGGTACAGCGACACCGACATCAAGAAGGTTCTCGGCGGCAACATGCTGCGCGTGCTCGAAGCCGCCATCGACCCCACTGAGCGGCGGCGCTGA
- a CDS encoding sigma-54-dependent Fis family transcriptional regulator, which yields MPSVLIVDDEPNIRRMVGALLAGEGYEVRDAPDGHAAFTRALDAEPDVVLMDLMMPNDTDGLETLAKFRERFPELPVVMMSGRAGLSDAVKATRLGAFTFLEKPLTPEGTLLALASALELRQARRAARTLREDLGLAGGLVGDSPAMQQVRELIARVAPSDARVLISGESGTGKELVAGALHTGSPRRDRAYVRTNCAAIPRDLVESEMFGHERGAFTGATDRRIGRFELAHGGTLFLDEVGDLGVEAQAKLLRAIEAKEIERVGGGKPIRVDVRIIAATNRDLEAAVRDGSFREDLFFRLNVIPMTLPPLRDRPEDIGQLVLHFTALHRARTGRPAPTFSVEALAALRAHRWPGNVRELANIVERLAILHPGRELRVGDVHDVLPAPRTGDAASSPGLPRLDGTALPLSDALDAYERQLIVRALDDTAGNVAEAARRLQTDRPNLYRRMKRLGIGGGMQDLRAVPHGELRRDA from the coding sequence ATGCCCAGCGTCCTGATCGTCGACGACGAGCCGAACATCCGCCGGATGGTCGGGGCGCTGCTCGCAGGCGAGGGCTACGAAGTGCGTGATGCGCCGGACGGTCATGCCGCCTTCACCCGGGCGCTCGACGCCGAGCCGGACGTGGTCCTGATGGACCTGATGATGCCCAACGACACCGATGGGCTGGAGACGCTGGCGAAGTTCCGCGAACGTTTTCCCGAGCTGCCGGTGGTGATGATGAGCGGGCGCGCCGGCCTGAGCGACGCCGTGAAGGCGACGCGCCTGGGCGCCTTCACCTTCCTCGAGAAGCCGCTCACCCCCGAGGGCACGCTGCTGGCGCTGGCCTCGGCGCTGGAACTGCGGCAGGCCCGCCGCGCGGCACGCACGCTGCGCGAGGATCTCGGGCTGGCCGGTGGCCTCGTGGGCGACAGTCCGGCCATGCAGCAGGTGCGTGAACTGATCGCCCGCGTGGCGCCGAGCGATGCCCGGGTGCTGATCAGCGGCGAGTCGGGCACGGGCAAGGAGCTGGTGGCCGGCGCCCTGCACACCGGCAGCCCACGGCGTGACCGGGCGTACGTGCGCACCAACTGCGCTGCGATCCCGCGCGACCTGGTGGAGAGCGAGATGTTCGGCCACGAACGCGGCGCCTTCACCGGCGCCACCGATCGCCGCATCGGCCGCTTCGAGCTGGCGCACGGCGGCACGCTGTTCCTGGACGAGGTGGGCGACCTGGGCGTCGAGGCGCAGGCCAAGCTGCTGCGCGCGATCGAGGCGAAGGAGATCGAGCGTGTGGGTGGCGGGAAGCCGATCCGCGTGGACGTGCGCATCATCGCCGCCACCAATCGCGACCTCGAGGCGGCGGTGCGCGACGGCAGCTTCCGCGAGGATCTCTTCTTCCGGCTGAACGTGATCCCGATGACGCTGCCGCCGCTGCGTGACCGTCCCGAGGACATCGGGCAGCTGGTGCTGCACTTCACCGCGCTCCATCGCGCGCGGACCGGCCGGCCGGCCCCGACGTTCAGCGTCGAGGCGCTGGCGGCGCTGCGGGCGCACCGCTGGCCGGGCAACGTGCGCGAGCTGGCGAACATCGTGGAGCGGCTGGCGATCCTGCACCCGGGTCGCGAGCTGCGCGTGGGTGACGTGCACGACGTGCTGCCGGCGCCTCGAACTGGCGATGCGGCATCGTCGCCGGGGCTGCCGCGCCTGGATGGAACGGCGCTGCCGCTGAGCGACGCGCTGGACGCCTACGAGCGCCAGCTGATCGTGCGTGCGCTGGACGACACCGCCGGCAACGTGGCCGAGGCCGCGCGACGGCTGCAGACGGATCGCCCCAACCTGTACCGGCGAATGAAGCGACTTGGCATCGGTGGTGGCATGCAGGACTTGCGGGCCGTGCCCCACGGCGAGCTGCGGCGGGACGCGTGA
- a CDS encoding polymer-forming cytoskeletal protein, producing MHTVAGAAACVVIVTALAPTVRAQQPTWTTCVDSAGGATCTPTRGTTRWERAQAQAVYNAPATRREKGPFLLVRDSVLHTSLAVLGGPVEIAGTVEGALLVLNGDVHFAPTARVTGRIAVLGGRVTGADSAQLGPMRVEGDSVRYAVDDGELHLEAPLDEIWHLIGRGEPKAGIGMRLALTRTYNRVEGLPIEFGPRLRYRTPLGTVAADLFGIFRTGSRIEWNGNNVGHSAKMELRMGRSEHWSIGGRLFDVAAPVEDWQLSDVEVGLSAFLAHSDYRDYYDRHGGSGFIGFRDGRAVRASLELSDELWRPRRTLNPVTLWRNDEPWRDNPQFDRARYTRGIARASYDTRTDPLRPRSGWWLQGEYEYGDGTHETYGTETAVAVASGARSVTYGRGMLDLRRYTRLSRSVQVNTRLIAGGWLHGDALPLQRRLSLSGPGANTGFAFRERVTTPDRLQCAGTVALDGSPALCDRMLLLSVDYRHDINWNLDLFAGRRMIQPDRSGYAGWVLFTDVGRGWLVTPRSVPAPRDPDAPAGIDALQTSVGFGLELGQGGVYVAKALGAPPSRGVQVFLRLVRRY from the coding sequence ATGCACACGGTCGCCGGCGCGGCCGCCTGCGTGGTGATCGTGACGGCGCTGGCCCCGACGGTGCGCGCGCAGCAGCCGACGTGGACCACCTGCGTCGATTCCGCGGGGGGCGCAACCTGCACGCCGACGCGCGGCACCACGCGCTGGGAGCGCGCGCAGGCGCAGGCCGTGTACAATGCGCCGGCGACCCGTCGTGAGAAGGGGCCGTTCCTGCTGGTGCGAGACTCCGTGCTGCACACGTCGCTGGCGGTGCTCGGCGGGCCGGTCGAGATCGCGGGCACGGTGGAGGGTGCGCTGCTGGTGCTGAATGGCGACGTGCATTTTGCGCCGACGGCACGCGTGACCGGCAGGATCGCGGTGCTGGGCGGCCGCGTGACGGGCGCCGACAGCGCGCAGCTCGGCCCGATGCGGGTGGAGGGCGACTCCGTGCGCTACGCCGTGGACGATGGCGAGCTGCACCTCGAGGCGCCCCTGGACGAGATCTGGCACCTGATCGGCCGCGGCGAGCCGAAGGCGGGCATCGGCATGCGGCTGGCGCTCACGCGCACGTACAACCGGGTCGAGGGGCTGCCGATCGAGTTCGGGCCGCGGCTGCGCTATCGCACGCCGCTGGGCACTGTGGCGGCGGACCTGTTCGGGATCTTCCGCACCGGATCGCGCATCGAGTGGAACGGCAACAACGTGGGTCATAGCGCGAAGATGGAGCTGCGCATGGGCCGCAGTGAACACTGGAGCATCGGCGGCCGCCTGTTCGACGTCGCGGCGCCGGTGGAGGACTGGCAGCTCAGCGACGTGGAAGTGGGGCTGTCGGCGTTCCTGGCCCACAGCGACTACCGCGACTACTACGACCGCCATGGCGGCAGCGGGTTCATCGGCTTCCGCGATGGCCGTGCCGTGCGCGCATCGCTGGAGCTGAGCGATGAGCTGTGGCGGCCGCGGCGCACGCTGAACCCGGTGACGCTGTGGCGCAACGACGAGCCGTGGCGCGACAACCCGCAATTCGACCGCGCCAGGTACACGCGCGGGATCGCGCGCGCCAGCTACGACACGCGCACCGATCCCCTGCGCCCACGCTCGGGGTGGTGGCTGCAAGGCGAGTACGAGTACGGCGACGGCACGCACGAGACGTACGGCACGGAGACGGCGGTCGCCGTGGCCTCGGGAGCGCGGAGCGTGACCTACGGTCGCGGGATGCTGGACCTGCGCCGCTACACACGCCTCTCGCGCTCGGTGCAGGTCAACACCAGGCTGATCGCCGGGGGCTGGCTCCACGGGGACGCCCTGCCGCTGCAGCGGCGGCTCTCACTGAGCGGGCCGGGGGCCAACACCGGCTTCGCGTTCCGGGAACGCGTGACGACGCCCGATCGGCTGCAGTGTGCCGGCACGGTGGCGCTGGACGGATCACCGGCGCTCTGCGATCGCATGCTGCTGCTGAGCGTGGACTACCGCCACGACATCAACTGGAACCTCGACCTGTTCGCGGGGCGGCGGATGATCCAGCCGGACCGCAGCGGCTACGCCGGGTGGGTGCTGTTCACGGACGTCGGCCGCGGCTGGCTGGTCACGCCGCGCAGCGTACCGGCGCCGCGCGATCCCGACGCGCCCGCCGGGATCGATGCCCTGCAGACCAGCGTGGGCTTCGGGCTGGAGCTCGGCCAGGGCGGCGTGTACGTGGCGAAGGCGCTCGGTGCGCCGCCCTCGCGCGGTGTGCAGGTGTTCCTGCGCCTGGTGCGGCGCTACTAG
- a CDS encoding HNH endonuclease, with translation MNVGCLALNASYEPLTLVPMRRALRLLLDGKAEIVESDDGKVVRSEKLSFPRPVVIRLTKFIHVPRRFRRQVTNTFLFARDGYKCQYCGRVQSELKPREQLTRDHLIPISRGGLNEWNNVVTACSPCNTRKANRMPHEIGMHPLTIPVEPHFVHLSWAVRRLTPKQARYIKVFYGDDMLAQIRRIEGSPAAGQTA, from the coding sequence GTGAACGTAGGCTGTCTTGCGCTCAACGCTTCGTACGAACCGCTCACGCTGGTCCCGATGCGACGTGCGCTCCGCCTGCTGCTCGACGGCAAGGCCGAGATCGTGGAATCGGACGACGGGAAGGTGGTGCGTTCGGAGAAGCTCTCCTTCCCGCGCCCGGTGGTCATCCGCCTCACGAAGTTCATCCACGTGCCGCGGCGGTTCCGGCGGCAGGTGACGAACACCTTCCTCTTCGCCCGCGATGGCTACAAGTGCCAGTACTGCGGTCGCGTGCAGTCGGAGCTCAAGCCGCGCGAGCAGCTCACACGCGACCACCTGATCCCGATCTCGCGCGGCGGGCTGAACGAGTGGAACAACGTCGTCACCGCGTGCAGCCCCTGCAACACGCGCAAGGCCAACCGCATGCCGCACGAGATCGGAATGCACCCGCTCACGATCCCGGTGGAGCCGCACTTCGTGCACCTGAGTTGGGCGGTGCGACGGCTCACGCCCAAGCAGGCACGCTACATCAAGGTGTTCTACGGCGACGACATGCTCGCCCAGATCCGCCGCATCGAGGGGTCGCCCGCCGCGGGCCAGACGGCGTGA